In Oceanispirochaeta sp., a genomic segment contains:
- a CDS encoding (2Fe-2S)-binding protein: protein MLIEFSLNAKNVSLDIPAYYRLSDVLRDKFQLKGLRNACEKGYCGLCTVVLDEKLVYSCLIPVFQVRGRNVMTIEGYAETEDFEDVYQGFKQSGVHLCDYCAPTRTLTTGILLNQYTRPDETQLQEIITTVNCSCTPYETLKKGIIMSSRLRQRRLK, encoded by the coding sequence ATGCTTATAGAATTTTCACTCAATGCCAAAAATGTCAGTCTTGATATCCCCGCCTATTACAGACTCTCGGATGTTCTCAGAGATAAGTTTCAGCTCAAAGGACTGAGGAATGCCTGCGAAAAAGGCTACTGCGGCCTGTGCACGGTTGTACTGGATGAAAAACTGGTATACTCCTGCCTCATACCCGTTTTTCAGGTGCGCGGCAGAAATGTAATGACCATCGAAGGCTACGCCGAAACGGAAGATTTTGAAGATGTATACCAGGGGTTCAAGCAATCAGGTGTACACCTCTGTGATTACTGTGCTCCCACAAGAACCCTCACTACTGGGATTCTCCTGAACCAGTATACCAGACCGGATGAAACACAGCTTCAGGAGATAATAACCACAGTCAATTGCAGCTGTACTCCTTATGAGACACTGAAAAAAGGAATTATTATGTCCTCCAGGCTGAGACAAAGGAGGCTGAAATGA